The genomic interval ACTACTTTTGCCAGTAGAAATTAAATCTTCTACCACAACTACGCGCTGACCTTCAATGATCTCTCCTTCAATCAGGCTACCCGTTCCATGTTCTTTAGCTTTTGCTCTTACATAAACAAATGGTAATCCTAATTCCTGAGCAACTAATACACCCTGAGGAATACCAGCAGTTGCAACTCCGGCAATGACATCAACAGAACCAAATTCTTCCTGTATCAACTGCGTAAGTTTCTGTCTGATGTATGTTCGAACTGACGGATGGGAGAGCGTTATCCTATTATCACAATAAATTGGAGATTTCCAGCCTGATGCCCACGTAAAAGGGTTATTCGGCTGTAATTTTATTGCTTTAATTTGAAGTAAAAATTCAGCTACCTTTAATTCAATATCACTTTTATTATACATGCTCCAAAATTACTCAAAATAATACCTTTATTCCACAAACGATTTGTCCTTTTTTTGCCACCGATTGATAATCAATGCGATAATTAGAAACGAGTAGGATTTAAACTAAAAAATATCTGATTCCTCTTTGTATCGTGCATAATTTTTATACTTTTATTTCATAAACCAGTACACCCAACCAGCTTTTGAAAGCTGGCATACAAACGAATATACCAATGAAAACTTATACCATTTACATCAACGATAATACACTGCTGATTGCGAACAAAGTGCCCTCGCACACTGAACCTGTTGAGCTGGTGGAGGAAAACGGGTTTAATTTTGAAGCTTTCTATGAAGGCTTGAGTAAATTATCTGCAAAACAGTATGTACTGATCACTGCTGATCCAAAATCACTTTTCAAACAAATGAAGGCCGGCTTAACTGTCATTAAAGCCGCGGGTGGTCTGGTCATGAACGCAAAAGATGAATACTTGTTTATCTTCAGAAATAAAAAATGGGATCTGCCTAAAGGTAAAGTCGAAAAAGGAGAAGGCATTAAAGATGCCGGAAGACGCGAAGTTGAAGAAGAATGCGGCGTAAAAATCAATACCAACGATGAAAGGTTATGCAAAACCTATCATGTTTATGAAATGGGGACCAGGTTAGTCCTGAAAAGAACCAACTGGTATAGCATGACCGTTAAAGGAAGCCCTAAATTGATTCCGCAGAAAGAAGAAGGGATTACTAAAGCAGAATGGCTTACCGCTGCTGACCTTAAGCCAGTGCTGAAAAATACTTATCCTTCTATTATTGACGTGCTGAAAGCGGGCAAACTGATTAAAGAGAAAGTATCTAAAGAAAAAATAAAGCTTCCTTAGGAAGAAAAGGCGTTACATCACCATGGTTACGGAGAATATCCCGGACTATGGTGGAGCTGATGGCCGAATACTCAGGTTTACTCAAAATAAAGATCGTTTCCATTTCTGGCATCATCGTCTGGTTAATCTGCGCAATTGCCCTTTCATATTCAAAGTCACCTACAGACCGGATTCCACGGATCATATAAGAAGCATTGATCTTTCTGCAAAAATCAACCGTTAAGCCTTCATAAGATTGAACTTCAATGTTATCATATGCTGCAAATACAGCTTTTACGATTTCTTCGCGCACCTGTCCGGATAAAAAACTTTGTTTAGAACTGTTCAGTCCTATTCCAACTACTACTTTATCAAATAATGGCAAGGCACGCTTTAAGATATCAGCATGTGCGATGGTTAATGGATCAAATGATCCCGGAAACAGGGCTATTTTCATAGTTTAAGGCGTATAGTTAAAAAAGCTGAAAGAAGAATTACCATAACGGCGGGTTTCTTTATAACCTGGCTGATCTTTTAATTTTAATAAAGAAGGATGTTCTACCACCAGTAATCCGTTTTCAGTCAATAACTTGTTTTTCGCCACTAATTGTGGAATAAGCGGAATATTTGTCAAATCATAAGGTGGATCTGCAAATATAATCTGATAACTTTTAGTGTGTTGTTCCAGGAATTTGAATACATCTGCCTTTTGCAGTGTGATTTCATTCAGTTCATATTTTTCAATAACTGATTTAAGCCAGAATATACAGCCGGAATGTTTATCTACAGCAGTTACTTCTTTTATTCCGCGTGAAGCGAATTCAATACTGATGTTTCCTGTGCCGCTGAATAAATCGAGCACACTGCAACTGTCAAAATCGTAAGTATTGTATAAAATATTGAAAAGGGCCTCTTTGGCCATGTCTGTAGTAGGTCTTACAGGAAGACTGGCAGGCGCATTCATGCGGATACCTTTTAATTTACCGCCAATTATACGCATAAGTCCAGGGCTAATAAGCTGCTGTAATAGTGAGCAGGCATATCATCTAAGATCGCATGATCAATATCACTGGCAGGAGGAAGGTTAAAATGGATGTGATTGAAATATTTATGCAGACAGGTATGGTAACCATCATTCTGATGAATAATTCCACTGATTAATACAGATGTGGTTGCCGGATCTAACTTTAATTCCTGAATCAATAAGACCAGGTAATAGTTAAATTCTTCCGCATTCTCTATCTGGTAGGTATTCTGGAAGCGCATCTTGCCTTCATCCAGTAATAAGGCATTAAAAGAGCCCGCTGTGAAGTCAAGCAATAAAGACGTGCCTTCTGCACTGGTTGCCAATGCCAGAACTGGTGCATTCTGCTCATAGCGTGCAGCGCTGGCCAGGAAGGTATTTAAAGTTTGCTCAGTGAATTTCTCCAGGTTAAACACTGAAGTGAAGCCAAAGCGCGCAAAAGCACGTGTATATAAGGTAGCTGATTGATCTTCGCTGAAAAAGTTAGCGTAGGTATTCAGGTCCTGCTTACAGAAAAACTCATTGGGAACAGCAATAGTATTTGGCGTATACACAGAAACCTTAATTTCCCTGAATGGCAGCTTAAGGTAATTGTCATTTTTTAAAATAGTGGCCAGGTCAGTGCTGATGTCTTCACACTCCTGCTGATCAAATACGGCTTTTAACTGCTTGCTGTTTTTATCAATTATGGCATATGAAAAACTATCGCCGGTAATCTTTAACAACAAATTACAGGCTGAGGCAGTATGAGGATCAAATTCCGGATCCACTAATAAAATGCTGTTTTTACTATTGTTCATCTTAGCAAAATTAATTCTTTTTTCTATAACAACACCATTGCATATTTGTAAAATGGATAAAGCCTCAATAATTGCCCAGTCTTATCAATTTCAACCCACTGCTGAACAGTTTGTTTTTTGCCAGCAAATGGCTGATTTTTTATCTGGAGAGCTGGATAACAGGTGTTTCATCCTCAGAGGATATGCAGGTACAGGTAAAACTACTTCGGTTGCTGCACTGGTGAAGGTGTTACCAAAATTTAAGTTCAGATCGGTTTTGCTTGCGCCAACGGGCCGTGCTGCGAAGGTGATGACGAGTTATTCGGGCAGAACAGCGTTAACTATTCACAAAAAAATATATAGAAAAAGAACTGCGGTAGGGCTTGATATGTCATTTCAGCTGGCGCCAAACCTTGCAGAAAATACTTTATTTATTATTGATGAGGCTTCAATGATTGCCGATGAGTGGAATACCCAGAATGGATCTTCTTTTTTGAAAGATGTGATGGAGTTTATCTATAATGGTAAAAATTGCGCTGTACTATTTGTGGGGGATACCGCACAGTTGCCCCCGGTAGGCAGTCTGGAATCTCCGGCATTGAATAAAGATTATGTCGCTCAGAATTTCGGATTAAGAGTCACAGAAACAGAATTGAGAGAAGTGGTAAGGCAGGGCAGAACATCGGGAATATTAGCGAATGCTTCTATGCTGCGGGATCTGATCAATACGCATATTGAAAATATGGCAGAAGGAAATGGAGAGGAGAAAGTAGCCTTGCCACAATTTTTCACGAAAGGCTATAAAGATATTTTCAGGATGACAGGAGTCAAGCTTGTCGAAGGGTTAGAGTATGCCTACAGAAAATTCGATATCGAAAATTCTCTGGTGGTTTGCCGTTCTAATAAGTCTGCAAATGTTTACAACCAGCAAATCAGGGCAAGATTATTATACCGTGAAGAGGAACTGACTGGCGGAGATCAGATTATGGTCGTCCGGAATAATTATTTCTGGTTGCCGGATAATGAATCGACTTCTTTTATTGCCAATGGTGATATGGCCAGGATTGTCAGGGTAAGGAACGAAGAAGAGCGGTATGGTTTCAGGTTCTCTGAGGTACAGCTTGAATTTCTGGATTATCCGGAAGCAGGTCAGGTCACCTGTAAAGTCATGCTGGATACCTTACAGGCAGAAACACCTAATTTACCTTATGCAGACAGCAAAAAATTATTCGAAGGTTTAGTAGAAGATTATGAGCATATTACAAATAAGCGGGAGCGGATGCTGGCGATTAAGGAAGACCCGTATTACAATGCGCTGCAAATTAAATTTGCTTATGCAGTAACCTGCCATAAAGCACAGGGCGGTCAATGGGATGCGGTATTTGTAGATCAGGGATACCTGACCGACGAAATGGTAGATCTTGAGTTTCTGCGCTGGTTATATACTGCCATTACCAGGGCTAAACAGGAATTGTTCCTGGTTAACTTTGCGCAGAACTTATTTAAAGATCCATCCGAAGAGCAGTACTGATTAGCAGCAAACAGCTTAGTGTTTTGCGTCTTCAGTATGGGCAGCTTTTCTAAGAAAAGAAAAGTAAATTGCTGTAGTTGCTATAATTACGCATAAAGCAAGAACGATGAAAGTAACGTCTGCCGTTCCTAAACGTTCCGTATGTGCTGAAATCTCGTGATTTTCTAAAACTGTGGAAATAGTCATATCGTTTTTTTTGGTGAAGGTAATAAATATAAATTATTACCCCGCCATAAATAATGTAATATGGGTATCGCAACCAACAGGTTGGGCAATATAATCAACGGTATATAGCTGATTACGATTTAGTTCACTATACCCAATTTTTCCTCTATTGCTTTTCCGATTGGTGCAATCGGTAAGGTTACTGACTTGTTTGTTTGCAGCAAAACTTTCCATTCTCCGGTATATCTTCTCCTTGTAATCTCAAATGAGCCCTTTGGATGAACGATTTTGTAAAGATTGATAGTTGCTATTGGATGTAATATACTGTAAACATCGTTTTCGATATTAATTTTTAAACTTCTCATACGTGGTTGTTAATAAATTGGTTCACATGGATATACGCAGGAATCTTGCCATGATCAGATTTCTTCACATGACTGCTACAGGATATTAGTATTAATTTACGCATTTTTGTTATCTATATTTTAAGAAAAAAATGATCTAGCTTAACAGCTTCATTCAACCGCGTAAATCATTTCTAAAACTATAAAGAATAAATTGGAATTTTCTCAAATGTTATCAACCTATGTCTAAGAAATCATATTTTCTCCTTCTGCTCTTATTAAACCTTGTTTTTAGCCATGGTTATGCACAAAATCAAAAATCTTTTAAAGTCATCCCATTGGGTACCAGGGGCGGACTGGATGAAAGTAATTTATCGGCTTATCTGATTGCACCCATAGGAAGCGATCACTTTATTGCTGCCGATGCGGGAACGCTCAGACATGGAATAGATGTAGCGATCAGCAATCAATTGTTTAAAGGGCCGGCTGATGAAGTCCTGAAAAATAACATTAAGGGTTACCTGGTATCACATGCACACCTGGATCATATTGCCGGATTGATTATGAACTCTCCTGATGACTCTAAAAAGAATATTTATGCTTTTCCATCCGTTATTGAAGTCTTAAGAGAAAAGTATTTTACCTGGAAAGCCTGGGCTAACTTTGCGAATGAAGGGGAGATGCCGCGTTTGAATAAATATACTTATGTACCACTTGAAGCGCAGGTGAAAAAAGAACTGACTGGTACAGAAATGCAGGTGACGGCTTTTCCTTTGAGTCACGGGCCTGGTTATGAGAGTACAGCTTTTTTAATCAGTCATCAGGAAAGTTCTTTAATATACCTGGGAGATACAGGAGCAGATGAAATAGAGAAAAATACGCAATTAGAGCAGCTGTGGAAGCAAGTGGCCCCACTGATTCTAAAGAACCAGCTGAAAGCCATATTTATTGAAACATCTTTTTCTGATAAACAGCCTGAAAATCAGTTATTCGGGCATTTGACACCACGTTTGCTGATGGTAGAGTTAAGTAAGCTGAGTAAACTGACAGGTGTTAAAGCTTTGCAAAAAGTTTCTATTGTGATTACACATATGAAGGCATGGGATAAAGAAGAAGAATACCTGGTTAATGAACTGAAACAGAAAAATCAGCTGGGGCTGAAACTTGTTTTTCCCGAACAAGGGAAATGCCTGGAGTTTTAACAGGTCCGAATATTAACAATAATTAACATTCAGGTTAAAGAGTGTTAATTACTGAAATTGTTTTTTTCTTTTCTCTACTTTTAATAGATGAAGCTAATTTTAGTGCGGATATTATCAGTATTTATAGTAATGGTGTTTTTTTCACCGCTGAAGGGTCAATCCCAGCAAATGCTGAAAGGAGTGATATTTGAAGAAGGAACCAGGACAAGAGTAGGAGGGGCTTCAGTTCATAATCAAAGAACTGGTTATACGAATTCAACTAATAACTTTGGTTTATTTGATATACTGGCACAACAAGGGGATACACTTCAGATTTCTCTGGATGGGTATTTGAATAAACAGATTGAGGTAAGTAATCTAAAAGATCTGGTTATTTATCTCAGAGCTTCCTCGACTCAGTTAAAAGAAGTGAAAATAACCGGGCAGTCCAGGTTACAGGGGTTACGGGAAGCTCAGGCTGATTTCAAAGCCAGGGGGATTTTTACGAATGGTAAACCATCCATAGGGATGTTGTCGCCACTGGGTGGTAGTCCGCTTACTTATTTGTATGAGACTTTTAGTCAGGATGGTAAACGCGCCAGAAGGCTTGGGAAATTCATTGCACGTGAATCTGATTATACCGAAGTAGCCACCAGGTTCAATAAAGAAAAGATTAAGCTGCTTGTTCCGGTTAAGGAGGAAGATCTGGAAGAGTTTAAGTCGGCTTACTGGCCAAAGAATGAGGACATTCGGAAATGGAGCGATTATGATCTCCATAATTATATTAAAAAATCTTTTGAAGAATTTAAAAAAACTAAAGGCTATATGTAATTCCGTCTGTACCTTTATTGCTTAAAACTTCTAAGGATCATGCGTATCAACCGTTTAATCTCCATTGTTATCTTCGCTGCAGTTGCAATTACATTTACAGCCCGCGCTTCCGTTACTACCAGAGATTTATGTTCTGTTAAAGCCATACCAAAAGATAGTATCCCAAAATCATTATTCACCGTTGGTATTGGCGGCGGACTGATCGGTGGTCTGTATGATGGTTTTTATCCTTATCAATCACTTAAAAAGCATGGTAATTTTGGTCTTGGTGCCCCCGATAAACTGGATGGTGAGCTGATGATCTACCAGGGGAAAATTTATAAGACCCAGCATACAGGTAAGACTTCACTGGTAGATGACCGGGATTCAACTTCATTTGCAATGGTCAACTTTTTTCATGCGGACAAGAAGCTTAATCCTCCGGCAGGGATGGATAAAACAGCATTGTTCCATTATCTGGATAGTGTGCTCACTAATGTAAACGGGATGTATGCCATCCATATCAGTGGTAAATTCAAAGCGATAAAAACAAGGGCTTTTCCACCTGTAAAAGCACATCAGCATACACCACTTGCTGAAATGTTAGCCTTACAACGGTTTTTTGAGTATAAAGATTGTGAAGGAGATCTGATCGGTTACCGTCTGCCTTATTTTATGGATAACACTAATATTTCAGGTTATCATTTTCATTTTCTATCGGCTCAGAAAAATGCCGGTGGTCATATTATTGACCTTAAAACAGATAACATTGTGATTGAAATAGAGCAATTGGATAGTTATACTATACAGCCTCCTGCGACAAAAGATTTCGAACATTTTGACTTTAAAAAGAACCGGGAAGAGGATATTAAAAGTGTAGAGCGCGGAGGTAAAAAGTAATAGGTTAACCCATTTCCGCCATCAGTAATAAAACCCCCAAACATTTCCAGAAGATTTTAGTTATCTAATTATTCTACTATCTAAATCTAACCCGATTGGCTGCCGAAAAACAACAAAATGTCGTTAAAGGATTTAACGTCGTCAAATTATTACTCATCTTCGGCCTGGGCCTGCTTTTGGCTGGCGAAGGCTATTTTGGCTACCGGCTGCATACGCTCTCAAATCAGCAGGAAGAAATCAAAAAAGATTACTCCGATATCAATAATATCACTTTCGGGCTGTTTTCAGTCGATCAATGGCATGACAAGGTTGCGGGTATTATTAACCACCAGGTCCGTAATTTTACCATGACCCCAAAACAGAAAAAGCAAATGCGGGTGGAGGTTGAACAGATCATTCTGGCTTTGATCAATAAAGCAGAGGCCATGGTCAATAAACCACAAAAATCAATAGGTGGGAAATTGAAGAAACTGGCTATCAAAACATTTGTAAATACTGATAAAATAAAAGCTCAGGTTCCTGAATTTGCTAAAACTATCATAGCAAAGATCGATAACCCGAAAAATAAAAAGCAGTTAAGTGAAATGGCGATGGGGAAATTTACAGCTATTGAGCAAACTGACAGTACGACAAAGGCAAATAACGCAGCGATCAGTAAAATGTACCGCAAATATCGTGTTTCTGATCGTGATGAATTTAATGATAAGCTTAATGCATCACTGGATAAAATCAGAACGATTACCTATAACTACTCTTTTGGTATGCTTGCTTGTATCCTGATTGTATTATCGTTGTGGTGGATATTCAGGAAAAGGGCAGAGTTTCACGCTATCCTTTTTGTGATGTCACTGATGTTTGCCTTTGTTCTTCTGGCAGTTGGTTTAACTGCATCAATGATCGAAGTAGACGCACGTATCAAATCACTTGACTGTGTATTGTTAGGAGAACATGTGATTTTTAAAAACCAGGTATTATTCTTTCAAAGTAAAAGTATCCTTGATGTAGTAGAAGTTCTGGTGAAGCAGCCTGCCATTGATTCTATACTTGTCGGCATTTTAATCCTTGTTTTCAGTATTCTGTTTCCGATCATGAAATTAAGCTCTACCGGTATTCATTTATTAAGCAAAAGGAAGCTGGCTGAAAATAAATTCATCAAATACTTCGCATTTCAATCTGGTAAATGGAGTATGGCAGATGTGATTGTGATAGCCATATTAATGACCTATATAGGTTTAAATGGTTTATTAGAGAGTCAATTGTCAAGCCTTAATATTCAAAGTGATTTTTTAACCATCATTACCACCAATAATACTGCTTTACAGCCTGGTTATATCATTTTTATCAGCTTTGTATTGTACGGACTTATTTTGTCTACCATCCTGAAATTTATAACGCCGTATGATTCGCATTAAAACAAACACAGCGGTTAAAAAATATAGCCTGCCTAATATAATACTGATTCTTGGGTTAAGTATACTTCTTTGTGGCGAGGCCTATTTCGGTTACCACCTGCATACAGATTCAATGGAGCAGGAACAGATTAAAGAAGACTACAGTATGTTGAATAATATCACATTCGGACTGTTTTCTGTTGATCAGTGGCGGGATCGGATGACTGAAGTTGTCAATCACCAGGTGCATGATTTTACGATGACCCGCGCACAAAAGAAAGACTTGCAGGAACAAGTAGAGGAACAGCTTCATGGGCTCATTACCAAGGCTGTTGCAGAGATTAACAAGCCACAAAAGAGTTTGGGTGGTAAACTGAAAAAACTCGCATTCAATAGCTTTGTGGATGCTGATGATCTGCAAAAGCAAGTGCCTTCTTTTGCAAAAACAATCATTGATAAAGTGAATAGCCCTGCAAGCCATAAGCGGTTAAAGAGTATTGCTACAAGTAAAGTTGACCAGCTTGCAAATGAAACTTATGACAGTACTGCTGTTGCCAGTACTGCAGTTACAAAACACTTGTATAAAAAATATAGCGTTTCCAATCCGGCTGAATTTAATAAAGTGATCAATTCCAGATTGGCTGCTATCCGTACTGTCACCTACAATTATGCTTATGGCATGCTGGGCTGCGTTTTGGTTGCGCTTGGCTTATGGTGGTTCATGAGAAAACATGTACAGTTGCAGACTACACTTTTTGTGATGTCGCTGCTGTTTGCCTTTATCCTGTTGGCGGTGGGCGTAACGGCATCTATTATAGAAGTAGATGCACGTATCGAAACACTGAATTTTATGCTGCTGGGCGAGAAAATTACTTTTGAGAACCAGGTGTTATTTTTTCAAAGTAAAAGTATACTGAATATTATAGAAGTATTAGTTAAACAACCTAAGCCTGATGCGGTTGTTGTAGGTGTATTAATGCTTGTATTCATTATTATCCTTCCTGTATTAAGAATAACCGCTAAGGGTATTCATTTATTGGGCAATGAAAAAGTGGCCGAAAATAAAGTGGTGAAATATTTGACCTTTGAGTCTGGTAAATGGGATATGGCCGATGTGATGGTTGTAGGTATCCTGATGACTTACATTGGTTTGAACGGAATTCTGCAAAGTCAGTTGTCTAATTTAAATATTCATAACAGTTTATTGACTACGACAACGGTCAACGATACCTCTTTGCAGCCTGGATACTTCATCTTCGTGGTATACGTTATGTTTGAGACTTTGTTGTCTTACATTTTAAAACGAATGACAAATGATGAGGTGACCGATCAGGAGGGTGATCCTCTGAGTTAACCGCGTATATAATTATGTTTATGAATAATTACATGACATTGCTTTAAATTATAGTGAAAATACACGGGTTTATGATGGTTGCCTTCAGCCTACTCCAGTGGCTTGCGCAGGGATTTTGAATAGAGATTAAAGAAGGGGATGTCTGCAGATATATTTGATCAGAGCCAGGTGTTGATATAAATTTGAATTCCTGGCAGTATCCTGAACACTCATTTTTGAAAATCGGCCATAATTTACTATATTCTAATTTTTTGCGATATTTAACTATCGGATATTTTTGAGGTTTGTTATTTATAATAACTAGATTTATTATTATTAATACTCACGAATTAGTTCAAATGCTAGAGCCAGTCATTGTAAAAGTTAAACATGCTGTACTAGAAAAGTATATTGCTTACTACTATTTTCTAACTACAGAGAGCGATGATTTTGAAGCTAAATATTATGCCTTCCCACACACCTATACGGTTCTCAATATCCACTGCCATGCAGCACATGAAATCAATAAGTATCAGACCAGTGTTGAAGGAGTTAGTAGCTTTAGTCCGGTATCAATTGTACAGGGGCTTAGGGAACATCCTATCTTAATACTCCTTAAAGGCAAATTGAATAAAGTAACGATCCTTTTCAAACCGATGGGAATTAATGCCTTTATTCCAGAACCTTTCGGACAACTTATACAACAGCCAAGTCAGGAATTTTCCGTCTGGAATAATAATAGAATTTACCAGCAATTCCTTTCTGATTTCTTTACCACCGGAGATTTAAAAGCTAAAGCCACTCTTTTAGAAGACTTTTTGTTAAGTATGCTTAAACCTGTTCCAGATTCTAAAAAGCTTGATTTGTCAATTAACCTTTTATCTGACTTTGAACAAAACCTAACTTTAGAAGACATCTGCGATCAACTGGATGTTCATCCCCGTACTTTTAACAGACTATTTAAAAAGCATCTTGGAATAACACCAGCCGGATATAGGAAAGTCGCCCGGTTCAGGCACTCACTTCAAAATAAACTATTGGAAAATCAGGTTAAACAAATGACAGATCTGGCTTATCAAAGTAACTATTATGACCAATCTTATTTTAATAAGATTTATAAAAGTCTTACCGGTACAAATCCCGGACGCTTTTTCAAACAGATTGAAACTTTGGCTGATAACCGTCTTGTATTTCAGTTTTTGTAACGGAATTTTGTTGTCCTTTAAATTTCAAGCAACATAAATATCAGTTAATTCTATTCAAATAACCATTAACCAGCCGGTTTCAATCTTTATGAATGCAAAAACTAAATTTCAATCATGATTACAGTTTAAGTTCGATGGTATTTGAAACTATGAAATCACGGTCTCTTGTTTCCAGAAATTCCTTTATAATTATATTTTTATCTGCACAGATCTTTGTATTCAATATTGCTTTATTGTTCACTATGATCTTAATTGGCTTGTTGAGGTCAAACATATCTGCTGAAA from Pedobacter sp. WC2423 carries:
- the pyrE gene encoding orotate phosphoribosyltransferase, which codes for MYNKSDIELKVAEFLLQIKAIKLQPNNPFTWASGWKSPIYCDNRITLSHPSVRTYIRQKLTQLIQEEFGSVDVIAGVATAGIPQGVLVAQELGLPFVYVRAKAKEHGTGSLIEGEIIEGQRVVVVEDLISTGKSSLQAVHALKNAGLSVAGLVSIFTYGFDIAEENFKEAKCRFATLSNYNTLIQYAAENSFIAQSDVDILNQWRRNPAEWGQKFDQNPV
- a CDS encoding NUDIX hydrolase translates to MKTYTIYINDNTLLIANKVPSHTEPVELVEENGFNFEAFYEGLSKLSAKQYVLITADPKSLFKQMKAGLTVIKAAGGLVMNAKDEYLFIFRNKKWDLPKGKVEKGEGIKDAGRREVEEECGVKINTNDERLCKTYHVYEMGTRLVLKRTNWYSMTVKGSPKLIPQKEEGITKAEWLTAADLKPVLKNTYPSIIDVLKAGKLIKEKVSKEKIKLP
- the coaD gene encoding pantetheine-phosphate adenylyltransferase, with the protein product MKIALFPGSFDPLTIAHADILKRALPLFDKVVVGIGLNSSKQSFLSGQVREEIVKAVFAAYDNIEVQSYEGLTVDFCRKINASYMIRGIRSVGDFEYERAIAQINQTMMPEMETIFILSKPEYSAISSTIVRDILRNHGDVTPFLPKEALFFL
- a CDS encoding RsmD family RNA methyltransferase, with protein sequence MRIIGGKLKGIRMNAPASLPVRPTTDMAKEALFNILYNTYDFDSCSVLDLFSGTGNISIEFASRGIKEVTAVDKHSGCIFWLKSVIEKYELNEITLQKADVFKFLEQHTKSYQIIFADPPYDLTNIPLIPQLVAKNKLLTENGLLVVEHPSLLKLKDQPGYKETRRYGNSSFSFFNYTP
- a CDS encoding DUF3822 family protein, whose product is MNNSKNSILLVDPEFDPHTASACNLLLKITGDSFSYAIIDKNSKQLKAVFDQQECEDISTDLATILKNDNYLKLPFREIKVSVYTPNTIAVPNEFFCKQDLNTYANFFSEDQSATLYTRAFARFGFTSVFNLEKFTEQTLNTFLASAARYEQNAPVLALATSAEGTSLLLDFTAGSFNALLLDEGKMRFQNTYQIENAEEFNYYLVLLIQELKLDPATTSVLISGIIHQNDGYHTCLHKYFNHIHFNLPPASDIDHAILDDMPAHYYSSLLALDLCV
- a CDS encoding ATP-dependent RecD-like DNA helicase, producing the protein MDKASIIAQSYQFQPTAEQFVFCQQMADFLSGELDNRCFILRGYAGTGKTTSVAALVKVLPKFKFRSVLLAPTGRAAKVMTSYSGRTALTIHKKIYRKRTAVGLDMSFQLAPNLAENTLFIIDEASMIADEWNTQNGSSFLKDVMEFIYNGKNCAVLFVGDTAQLPPVGSLESPALNKDYVAQNFGLRVTETELREVVRQGRTSGILANASMLRDLINTHIENMAEGNGEEKVALPQFFTKGYKDIFRMTGVKLVEGLEYAYRKFDIENSLVVCRSNKSANVYNQQIRARLLYREEELTGGDQIMVVRNNYFWLPDNESTSFIANGDMARIVRVRNEEERYGFRFSEVQLEFLDYPEAGQVTCKVMLDTLQAETPNLPYADSKKLFEGLVEDYEHITNKRERMLAIKEDPYYNALQIKFAYAVTCHKAQGGQWDAVFVDQGYLTDEMVDLEFLRWLYTAITRAKQELFLVNFAQNLFKDPSEEQY
- a CDS encoding MBL fold metallo-hydrolase, with amino-acid sequence MSKKSYFLLLLLLNLVFSHGYAQNQKSFKVIPLGTRGGLDESNLSAYLIAPIGSDHFIAADAGTLRHGIDVAISNQLFKGPADEVLKNNIKGYLVSHAHLDHIAGLIMNSPDDSKKNIYAFPSVIEVLREKYFTWKAWANFANEGEMPRLNKYTYVPLEAQVKKELTGTEMQVTAFPLSHGPGYESTAFLISHQESSLIYLGDTGADEIEKNTQLEQLWKQVAPLILKNQLKAIFIETSFSDKQPENQLFGHLTPRLLMVELSKLSKLTGVKALQKVSIVITHMKAWDKEEEYLVNELKQKNQLGLKLVFPEQGKCLEF
- a CDS encoding acetolactate decarboxylase, translated to MRINRLISIVIFAAVAITFTARASVTTRDLCSVKAIPKDSIPKSLFTVGIGGGLIGGLYDGFYPYQSLKKHGNFGLGAPDKLDGELMIYQGKIYKTQHTGKTSLVDDRDSTSFAMVNFFHADKKLNPPAGMDKTALFHYLDSVLTNVNGMYAIHISGKFKAIKTRAFPPVKAHQHTPLAEMLALQRFFEYKDCEGDLIGYRLPYFMDNTNISGYHFHFLSAQKNAGGHIIDLKTDNIVIEIEQLDSYTIQPPATKDFEHFDFKKNREEDIKSVERGGKK
- a CDS encoding paraquat-inducible protein A; the encoded protein is MAAEKQQNVVKGFNVVKLLLIFGLGLLLAGEGYFGYRLHTLSNQQEEIKKDYSDINNITFGLFSVDQWHDKVAGIINHQVRNFTMTPKQKKQMRVEVEQIILALINKAEAMVNKPQKSIGGKLKKLAIKTFVNTDKIKAQVPEFAKTIIAKIDNPKNKKQLSEMAMGKFTAIEQTDSTTKANNAAISKMYRKYRVSDRDEFNDKLNASLDKIRTITYNYSFGMLACILIVLSLWWIFRKRAEFHAILFVMSLMFAFVLLAVGLTASMIEVDARIKSLDCVLLGEHVIFKNQVLFFQSKSILDVVEVLVKQPAIDSILVGILILVFSILFPIMKLSSTGIHLLSKRKLAENKFIKYFAFQSGKWSMADVIVIAILMTYIGLNGLLESQLSSLNIQSDFLTIITTNNTALQPGYIIFISFVLYGLILSTILKFITPYDSH
- a CDS encoding paraquat-inducible protein A; this translates as MIRIKTNTAVKKYSLPNIILILGLSILLCGEAYFGYHLHTDSMEQEQIKEDYSMLNNITFGLFSVDQWRDRMTEVVNHQVHDFTMTRAQKKDLQEQVEEQLHGLITKAVAEINKPQKSLGGKLKKLAFNSFVDADDLQKQVPSFAKTIIDKVNSPASHKRLKSIATSKVDQLANETYDSTAVASTAVTKHLYKKYSVSNPAEFNKVINSRLAAIRTVTYNYAYGMLGCVLVALGLWWFMRKHVQLQTTLFVMSLLFAFILLAVGVTASIIEVDARIETLNFMLLGEKITFENQVLFFQSKSILNIIEVLVKQPKPDAVVVGVLMLVFIIILPVLRITAKGIHLLGNEKVAENKVVKYLTFESGKWDMADVMVVGILMTYIGLNGILQSQLSNLNIHNSLLTTTTVNDTSLQPGYFIFVVYVMFETLLSYILKRMTNDEVTDQEGDPLS